In a genomic window of Magnolia sinica isolate HGM2019 chromosome 16, MsV1, whole genome shotgun sequence:
- the LOC131228569 gene encoding F-box protein At1g47056-like: MGQTASIAGIPSAQIRRNNSNPIHRMKNTKPTAQIPSSGAEDDRYSISSDEEAAAAVDYWDFTSDLPDECLAHVFHSLGSADRKRCSLVCHRWLVVEGQSRHRLSLDARSELAFSVEPLFARFDSVSKLALKCDRRSVSIGDDDLALISLRCRGLARLKLRSCREITHAGMASLSINCPDLKKLSVGSCAFGAKGINAVLDHASALEELSIKRLRGLTDGAAAEMVVPGAAASSLKSICLKELYNGQCFGPLIMGAKNLKTLKLFRCSGDWDRLLEAVTEQGASVLMEIHLERLQVSDRGLSAISNCSDLEILHLVKTPECTDAGLVSVADRCKLLRKLHIDGWKTNRIGDEGLIAIAKRCLNLQELVLIGVNPTSLSLGLLASNCRNLERLALCGSETIGDAEISCIAAKCIALRKLCIKGCPVSDHGMEALAGGCPNLVKVKVKKCRGVTCEGADLLRANRGSLAVNLDTGAIEQQDGSASDGGVPEIGGEQLPVLIPQPIAVGLPSSSSGRSALSKAKMGLLAGRNFMACTIRKWSHSNSNPHTS; encoded by the coding sequence ATGGGCCAGACCGCTTCAATCGCCGGGATCCCATCGGCCCAGATCCGCCGCAACAACTCCAATCCTATACATCGTATGAAGAATACGAAACCGACGGCCCAGATCCCCTCATCCGGTGCAGAAGATGACCGTTATTCCATCTCCAGCGATGAAGAAGCTGCGGCCGCCGTCGATTACTGGGATTTCACATCCGATCTCCCCGACGAGTGCCTGGCACACGTGTTCCACTCGCTAGGATCTGCCGACCGCAAGCGCTGCTCGCTTGTGTGCCACCGATGGCTAGTGGTGGAGGGCCAGTCCAGGCACCGGCTCTCGCTCGACGCCCGGTCCGAGCTCGCCTTCTCCGTGGAGCCTCTCTTCGCCCGGTTCGACTCCGTTTCGAAGCTCGCCCTGAAATGCGACCGTCGCTCTGTCAGCATCGGTGACGATGACCTCGCCCTCATCTCCCTCCGCTGCCGTGGCCTGGCCCGCCTCAAGCTTCGATCTTGCCGTGAGATCACCCACGCCGGCATGGCCTCTCTCTCTATCAATTGCCCCGATCTGAAGAAGCTGTCCGTCGGATCATGTGCCTTTGGTGCCAAAGGCATCAACGCCGTCCTTGATCACGCATCCGCTCTCGAGGAGCTCTCGATCAAGCGCCTCCGTGGCCTCACTGATGGGGCCGCTGCTGAGATGGTGGTCCCTGGCGCGGCCGCGTCGTCTCTTAAGTCTATCTGCTTGAAGGAGCTCTACAACGGTCAGTGCTTCGGGCCGCTTATCATGGGCGCGAAGAATTTGAAGACCTTGAAGCTTTTCCGATGCTCAGGCGACTGGGATCGGCTCCTGGAAGCCGTTACGGAACAGGGAGCCTCTGTATTGATGGAGATCCATCTTGAACGGCTCCAGGTCAGTGACCGCGGCCTCTCTGCGATCTCAAACTGCTCAGATCTCGAGATCCTGCACCTTGTGAAGACCCCAGAGTGTACGGATGCCGGCCTTGTTTCTGTCGCTGACCGCTGCAAGCTCTTACGGAAGCTTCATATAGATGGATGGAAGACGAACAGGATTGGGGATGAAGGGCTGATTGCAATTGCAAAGAGATGCTTGAACCTCCAAGAACTGGTCCTGATTGGTGTGAACCCGACGTCCTTGAGCTTGGGACTGCTTGCTAGCAACTGCAGGAATTTGGAGCGGCTGGCACTCTGCGGTAGCGAGACGATTGGGGATGCGGAGATCTCGTGCATTGCCGCCAAATGCATTGCGTTGCGGAAGCTTTGTATCAAGGGGTGCCCCGTGTCAGACCATGGGATGGAAGCGCTCGCAGGTGGGTGCCCTAATCTGGTGAAGGTGAAGGTCAAGAAGTGCCGGGGAGTGACGTGTGAGGGTGCAGATTTGTTGAGGGCGAATAGGGGATCACTTGCTGTTAACTTGGATACTGGGGCGATCGAGCAACAGGATGGGAGTGCTAGTGATGGTGGCGTGCCAGAAATTGGTGGTGAGCAATTGCCCGTGCTGATCCCGCAGCCCATAGCCGTCGGTCTTCCTTCGAGCAGTAGCGGTCGATCTGCATTGTCCAAAGCAAAGATGGGTCTTTTGGCAGGAAGGAATTTCATGGCTTGCACTATCAGGAAGTGGTCTCACAGTAACAGCAACCCCCACACCTCTTAA